The region GCTGGGCCCGCACCACCCGCGTCTTTGGGTCGACGGTGACCGCCTTCATCGCCGAGAGGTCGACGACCAGCGCGCCGCCGGGCATCGCGTACCCGTCCGAACCGTGCCCGCCGCCGCGTACGGCCACCGGGATGCCGTGTGCGGAGGCGTGGCGCAGGACTGCCGCGACGTCGTCCTCGTCGGCGCACCGCGCGATCAGCGCGGGGCCTTCGTCGGCGGCACGGCCCTGGTAGACGGCTCGGGCCGCGTCGTACCGGTCGTCGCCGGGTCGCAGCACCGCGCCGTGGAGGTCGGGGAAGGCGGGGAAGTCGGGGGAGCCGGCGGGGGTGTGGGGGTCTGTCGACGTGGTCATGGGGGCCTCCTCGTGCGGGACAAGAGATAACCGGAAAATCAATTTCCGGTTATGTCGGAGGCTAACATCGGAGGCAAATGAGCCCGTCCACACCCCCTGGCGACCGTCCACTTCGCGCCGACGCCCGCGAGAACATCCGGCTGATCCTGCGGACCGCCCGCGAGGTCTTCGCCGACCGCGGGTACGAGGTGTCGATCGAGGAGGTCGCTCGCCGCTCAGGGCTGGGCATGGGCACCATCTACCGGCACTTCCCGAACAAGAGCGCCCTGGTCGAACGCGTCGCGATCGACGTCATGACGGAGACGTCCGCCGAGATCGAACGCGCCCTGGCGGAGGAGCCGGATCCCTGGGCGGCCTTCACGCGGGTGATGCGGCAGATGGCGCAGGTCCGCAGCAGCCAGATGTTCCCCGTCTCCCGCAGGCGTACGACGGAGCCGGGGCCCGAACTCATGGCGGCCCGAGCCGCTCTGCTGGTCGACCTCGACGGCCTGGTGACGCGGGCTCAGGACGCCGGAGGCCTGCGCAAGGACGTGAACGTGTTCGATCTCGTCCTGATGCTGAACTCGATCCCGGCCCGCATCCCCGACGACGAGACCGCCGGCCCGTCGGCGGATCTCGCGGGCCGCCACCTCGGCGTACTCCTCGACGGTCTGCGCTCCCCAGGCGAGGAAACGCTGCCGGCACCGGCCGCCGACCGCCGCGATCTCGATCAGTTCTTCCGGACGCGATTCGGCTTCTGAGTCGGCTGGCCGACAGCGTGGGGGCCCGGCTTCTTCCGCACCGAGCTACTGGTGGACGCCTCCACCACCTGGCCGGAGCGGACCGTGGAGGACTACGCCGAGAGCACCGCGGGGCAGATCGAGGGCTGGAAGTCCATGAACGGCCGGCAGAGCGGTGACCCGGCCAAGCTCGCCGCCGCCCTGCTGAAGGTCGCCGAACAGGACGAGCCGCCGGCGCGGTTCGGCGTCGGCGCCGACGCCATCAACTCCGTAGAGGAGAAGGCCGATGTGCTGCTGGCGGTAAGACATCGGCCTCCATCGGCCTCCAGGAGAAGGACGACTTGTCACGCACGTCTTCTGTCCTGACGAAGCGTCTTTCGAGGCGCTTCGTCAGGACAGTCCTGCCCATCAGGAGAGGCTCGCCATGGAAACGCAAGCACTCAACGGGCGTATCGCCCTGGTCACCGGCGGCACGACCTCGCAATGATCACGAAAGACATATCCGTGAAGAAGCGGTTCAGGATCGCGGCGATCGGCGGGAAGATCGACCTCGGCGCGCTGCTCTCACACTGAGCCGTCACGCACGCAGATAGGCCAGGACCGCCAGCACCCTGCGATGGGTCGCGTCGGCCGGAGGCAGGTCCAACTTGGCGAGGATGCTGCCGATGTGCTTGCCCACGGCCGCCTCGGAAACCACCAGTTCGCGGGCGATCGCGCCGTTCGACCTGCCCTCCGCGATCAGCGCCAGGACCTCACGCTCACGCGGGGTGAGCCGCTCCAGCGGATCGCGGCGCCGGCGCAGCAGTTGACGTACGACTTCGGGGTCGACGACCGTCCCGCCGTCCGCGACCTCGCACAGGGCGTCCACGAACTCCTCGACCTGCCCCACCCGGTCCTTCAGCAGATAGCCGATCCCCGATCCGTCGCCGGTGTCCAGCAGTTCCGAGGCGTACGTCCGCTGCACGTACTGGCTGAGCACCAGGACCGGCAGCGTGGGCCGCTTCTCGCGCAGCCGCACGGCCGCGTGCAGCCCCTCGTCCTCGAACGCGGGGGGCATGCGTACATCCGTCACGACGATGTCGGGTGCGTGCTCCTCGACCGCGGCGACCAGAGCCGTGGCGTCCCCGACGGCCGCGACCACCTCGTGGCCGCAGCGGGTGAGCAGGCCGACGAGCCCCTCCCGCAGCAACACGCTGTCCTCGGCCAGAACTACGCGGAGCGATCGGTCCGTTCGCAAGGAAACTCCACACGCAACAGGGTCGGTCCGCCCCGCGGACTGGACAGGGAGAGTCTGCCATCCAGCACCGACACCCGGTCCGCAAGCCCGGTCAGCCCGCTGCCGGCCCCGGCGTCCGCGCCCCCACGGCCGTCGTCGCGCACCTGAAGGAACAGGCGCCCGTCGCGGTGCTCCCCGCTCACCGCCGCGCGGCTCGCCCCGCTGTGCCTGGCGACGTTGGCGAGGGCTTCGCAGACCACGAAGTACGCGGCGGCCTCGACCGCCTGGGGCAGCCGTCCTGGCAGTTCCAGGCCGTCGATGTCGACCGGGACCGTGGAGCGGTCCGCGGCGTCCGCGACCGCTGCCTGGAGGCCGTAGTCCGTGAGGACCTTGGGGTGGATGCCGTGGATGAGTTCGCGCAGCTCCGCGAGTGCCCTGCCCGCCTCCTCGTGGGCCGTGGCGAGCTGGTCGGCGAGTGGTCCGGGCGGCGCGTCCAGACGGGCCAGGCCGAGCGTCATCGTCAGGGCCACCAGGCGCTGTTGAGCCCCGTCGTGCAGATCGCGCTCGATGCGCCGCCGCTCCGCCTCGAAGGCGTCCACCAACCGGACGCGTGAACGCGCCAGTTCCGCTACCTTCGCACCCAAGTCGCCTTCCCGCGGCGCGATCAGCACACGCGTCAGTTCCGCTCGGGCGCCGGCCGTGACCCCCAGGACATAGGCACCCAGCGCGAGGAGGACAAGCCCCAGCACGGCTGTGCCGAAGGCCGTCGGCCAGGTGGTGACCGTCCACTGTTTGAGCACCTTGGCCTCCCGGCCGTCGCCGGCCGTGGCCATCAGCAGCGGGGTCGCTGCCATGGACAGCGGGGCGAGCAGGGCGACCGTGATCGCGAGGGCGTCGACCGGCCACAGCAGCCCCGCGAAGAGCAGCGCGTACCCCAACTCCCGCCATGTCACCCGCTCCCTCAGCCGCGTCGTCAGCCAGGACCACAGACCCCCCGCCTCGGGCACCCGGTGCCGGTCGGGGGCCGGGTCCCGGTCGATCAGGCGCAGCCTGTGCCGCTCCACCCAGGTCACCGCGATACCGGAGAGGGCCGCGAGGAGCAGCAGCGGAAGCCCCACCAGCACGAGGGCGAGGACGCCGCCGGCGACCACCGTGATCACGATTCCCACGAGGGCGGCGGCGCCGGTCAGGACGCCGGTGAGCAGGTATCCGGTCGAACGCCACGGCCACGACGACAGGAGGTAGTCCGACCGGGGCATGGCCTGCCAGACATTCCGGGGGTACGGGGGCGGAGGGTGCGCCGGGTGGGGGCGCGTGGGCTGACGGTTCATGGACTGACGGTTCATGGGCCGGGGATGCATGGGCGTCACCGTAGAAGGGCCGCCCCGGGCGGTGCCATCGGGGCAGGGGGCGGACCGGGGGTATGCCTGGCCCTACCCCAAGTCTCGTTTCTGCCGCACTGCGCCGCGGTGCCTCCACACGGTTTCGTGAAGCCATGAACATCGACGCGATCCAGTTGCACTCCGTCAGCAGGCAGTACGGGTCGGGCGACGGAGTGGTGACGGCACTCGACGAGGTCTCACTCGCCTTCCCGGGGGGAACCTTCACCGCCGTCATGGGCCCCTCCGGCTCGGGCAAGTCGACCCTGCTGCAGTGCGCGGCGGGGCTGGACCGCCCCACATCGGGGTCGGTCACCGTGGGCGGGACCGATCTGACGAAGCTGAGCGAGACCAAGCTGACCCTCTTGCGACGAGAACGCATCGGGTTCGTCTTCCAGGCGTTCAACCTGCTGCCGTCCCTGACCGCCGAGCAGAACGTGGCGCTGCCCCTGCGCCTCGCGGGCCGCCGCCCCGCCAGGGCCCGGGTGCGCGAGGTGCTCGGACAGGTCGGCCTGGGCGACCGGGCGCGGCACCGGCCGACGGAGCTGTCCGGCGGTCAGCAGCAACGCGTCGCCCTGGCCCGCGCCTTGATCACCCGCCCCGAGGTGCTCTTCGGCGACGAGCCGACCGGCGCCCTCGACTCGCGGACCAGCCGTGAGGTACTGAGCCTGCTGCGCGCCATGGCCGACGAGGAACGCCAGACGATCATCATGGTCACCCACGACCCGGTGGCCGCCGCGTACGCCGACCGCGTGGTCTTCCTCGTCGACGGACGGGTCGACGACGAGGTGGCCGGCGCCGGCGCCGACGACATCGCCGCGCGCATGACCGAGCTGGAGGCCGCGCCGTGCTGAGCGTCACCCTGCGCACCCTGCACGCCCGTTGGATCACCTTCGTCGGCAGTTTCGTCGCGCTCGCGCTGGGCGTCGCGCTCATCGCGGTGATGGGCCTGTCCCTCGCCTCGTCACTGAACGCGCCCGACGGGAGACCCGAGCGGTTCGCCGCCGCGCCGGTCGTGGTCAAAGGGGCCGACACCCTGCGCGTGCCCACCTCGACCGGTGTCCGGGTGCACAAGCTCGCTCAGCCGCGTGCCGTGCCCGCCGGGACCGTCGCGAAGCTGAAGAAGCTCGGCACCGTCGTCGAGGACCGGTCGTTCGCCGTACGGGCCCGGGGCGGCCCCGGCGACCTGGTGGGCCACCCCTGGTCCACCGCCGCCTTCGCCCCGTACGAGATCGACGCGGGACGCGCGCCCCGGGCGGCCGACGAGGTCGTCGTCAGCGGCGACTGGGCGAAGCCGGGGGAGCGCGTACGGACGGATCGCGGCACGGTACGGGTGGCCGGCACGGTACGAGTGGCCGGCACGATACGAGTGGCCGGCACCGGACGGGGCGGAGCCACCGGACGGACCGGCGCCACTGGACGAGTCGGCGTCACCGGACAAGTCAGCGGCGCAGTCGCCCGACGCGGCTTCGAGAACGCCGTCTTCTACGCCGACGAGCGCGCCGCCGCCCTGTCGCCCCGCAGCGTCCAGCTCGTCGTGGACGCCGACACCGCGGCCGTGCGTGAGGCGGTGCGCGGCAGCACGGGTGTCCAGGTCCTCACCGGTGACGCGCGCCGTTACGCCGACGCAGACCCGGACCGGGACAGCGAGGCGCTCACCGCGATGGACGCCATGTTCGGCACGGCCGGCGGTGTCACCGGCTTCGTCTCGGTCTTCGTGGTGGCGTCGACCTTCGCCTTCGCGGTCGCTCAGCGGCGCCGGGAGTTCGGGCTGCTGCGCACGGCCGGGGCGACCCCGGGACAGATCCGCCGGATGGTCTTCGCCGAGGCCCTGGTGGTGGGTGTGCTCGCCTCGGCCACGGGATGCGTGCTGGGCGCGTACGGTGCGCCATGGCTGGCCGCACGGATGGTCGACGGCGGGCTCGCGCCGGGCTGGTTCACCATCGGCGACGCCACCTGGCCGTACCACCTGGCCTTCTGGACGGGCCTGTTCGTCGCGCTGTGCGGTGTGGTGGCCGCCTCCTGGCGGGCGGGCCGCACGGCCCCAGTCCAGGCGCTGGGCGAGGCCTTCGTGGACGCCCGGGCGATGACCCGGGGCCGCCGGCTGTCCGGCCTGGCACTGCTGGCGACCGCCGCCGTGACCCTGGTCCTGGCCCTGGTCGGCGACCCGGGCGAACTGCTGCACCGGAAGACCTATGTGAGCCGGCCGATGCTGCTGATCACCGCCGTCGCCCTGCTCGCGCCGGTCGTGGTGCGCCCGCTGACCCGGCTGATCGCCTGGCTCCCGGCCCGACTCCCCGGAGCCGGCGGCATGCTGGTCCGGGAGAACGCCGCCGCCGGTGTGCGCCGCACCGCCGCGATCGCGGCGCCGGTCCTGGTCACCGTCGCGCTGGCCGGCTCGCTGCTGGGCGCCACCGCGACCCTGAACAAGGCGAAGGCCGACGAGACGCGCCGGCATTCGGCCGCCGACTTCGTCGTCACCCCGGCGAGCGGCGCGGGCTTCGACGCGGCCACACTGCGCGGGCTGCGAAAGGTGTCCGGCGCGGAGGTGTCCGCGACCTCGTCGAGCGCCGTCTATGTTCTGGAGGACGGCGTGTCACTGGCCAAGTCCGAGGCGCGCGCGGCGGATCCCGGACCGCTCGCCGCCACCACCCGGCTGCCGGTCGAGGCCGGGAGGACGAGCGACCTCGACGACGACTCCCTCATCGTCAACCGGGAGTGGCAGCGTCATACCGTGGGGCAGCGGGTGCGGGTGTGGCTCGGCGACGGCACGAGGAAGTCGCTGCGGATCGCCGCGGTGATGACCACCGGCACCGGCGACAACGGCGTGTACGTCACTCCGCGCAACGCCCCGGGCGCGACCGTCGACCGGGTCGACGTCGCCCTCGCCGCCGGTGCGGACGCGCACGCCGTGGCCGCCGCACTGCGTGCGGCGGTGCACAGCTCGGGCGGGCAGGTCCTCACCAAGGACCAGTGGGTACGCGCGAGTCACCCCGAGACGAACCGGACGACCCGGCTCGGCCTCCTGCTGGTCCTGGGCATCGCCCTCCTCTACACCGGCATCTCCCTGGCCAACACCATGGTCATGGGGACCTCCGACCGGGTGCGCGACCTGGCCGTGCTGCGCCTGGCGGGAGCCACCCGGTGGCAGGTGCTCCGGCTGGTGGGCGCCGAGGCGCTGACGGTCGTCGCGGTCGGCGGAGTGCTGGGGCTCCTCGTCGCGGGGCTCAACCTGCTGGGCACGTGGAGCGCCCTGGGTCTGCTGTCGGCCCCGACCACGATCGAGATCCCCTGGACGGCCGTCGGTGCGGTCCTCGGCGCCTGCGGGGTGACGGCCGTCGTCTCGTCCGTCATCCCCGCCGCACTCGCCCTGCGGCGCCGGGCGGTGGAACTGGCGGGTGTCCGGGAGTGACGCCCAGTGCCCTCCCGTACCGCTACGCGGAGGTCCGCGCGGTGGTCGCCGCGATGGTTTCCAGCGAGCTGATGAGCAGGTCCCACAGGCGCTCGGTGTGCAGCTTCGTCGCCACGGAGGTGTTCGCCGGGCCGGAGCGGCCGCGGAAGTCGGTGACCGTCATGCCGTAGGTCGCCGTACCCCGCAGCTCGACCTCGACATGGGCCGGCGTGACCTCCATCAGGCTCGGGTCGATGGCCCGGCCGACCGCGCACGCGTCGTGGATCGTGGCCATCGCGCCGTGCACCTTGCCGACGTTGGCGTTGTAGTGGTCGAGGAGATCGACGACGAACCGGGACACGGGTGTGCCCAACGCCCCGATACGGGACAGCAGTTCAGGTGTGGCGGCGGCCTGTGCCGTCAGATCGAGACCGACCATGGTCAGGGGCCAGCCCGCCGAGAAGACGACCGCGGCCGCCTCGGGGTCGGCGTGGATGTTGAACTCGGCCGCCGGTGTGATGTTGCCGCGGGTGTACGACCCGCCCATCAGGACGACCTCCTTGACCAGTTCGGCGATACGGGGCTCCCGGCGCAGCGCCAGCGCGATGTTGGTCAGGGGCGCGGTGGGGACGAGGGTGATCTCACCGGGGTGGGCGAGGACCGTCTCGATGATCAGATCGACGGCGTGCCGGGGGTCGGTCTCCATGGCCGGAGGGATGAAGGCGGGGCCGTCCATTCCGGTGTCCCCGTGGATCTCGGCGGCGAGGGTCTGGTCCCGGACGAGGGGACCGCCGGCACCGGCCGCGACCGGTACGCCGCGCAGGCCCGCCAGGGTGCAGACCTGCCGGGCGTTCAGGGTGACCTTCTCGATGGTCTGGTTGCCCGCGACGGTCGTGACGGCGACGATCTCGACGTCGGGGTTCCCGGCGGCGAGCAGGATGGCGATGGCGTCGTCGAGCCCGGGGTCGCAGTCGATGATGATCTTCTTGGGCATGGGCGTCCTTCGGGGTGGGACGGGATGCGGACCGGATCACTGAGAACAGCATGCGCCAGGCCCACCCTGCCCTGGTCGGCCACACACCACTCCTGTCGGCCCCACCCCGCCCCTGTCGCGAAGGCTCACCTCAGCCGATGCGAGGTGGCTCACCTCAGCGGATGCGAGGTCCTCCCCGACGCCTCGTCGATCTCGTCGTGCGCCTTGGTCAACAGCTTCATCGCCAGTTCGTTGAGCGCCCGCGCGCCCGCGACCTCCTCGCCGACTCTCGGCTGGTTGGAGTCGGAGGGGTGGCGGCTGGCGTACCCGTGAGCGCGTACCTCGTTCCCGTCGGGGAGCCGGAGGAGAGCGGCGGCGCGGGTGCGGTGGTCGTCCTCCTCGAACTCGATCTCGACGTGCCAGCCGACGGCGGTCCGTGTCTGCGCGGCGGCCGGTTGCGACTGTGTCGTCTGTGTCATTGCGATCACCTCCGAGGCGGGCCCCGGCCCCTGATACGGGCCTCGGCACCTACTACCAGAGTGTGCTTCTTCCCCCGACTCCGCACGGGATGACGCCCGATGGCGACAAAGGGTGACCGGACGACTACGAACCGCCCGCGCCAAGCCCGTTGAACCAGTGAGGGGCCGGCTATCGGCGCGGTCGGTGGCCGTGACACCTGTGCAACTGACGATCGCCAAGGGCGCGGTAGAACTTTCCCTGCTTCATCAAGGCCCCGCGCACGGCGCGGGCGCGCGCCGCCTCTGCGGCGCGGCCTGCCTCCTGTCTTCGCCCCGGCCGGCCGCGCCCGGCGGCGCGCTAGGTGGAGCGGGCAAGCGCCGGCAGGTCAGCACAGTCCGGCAGCGAGTGCACCGGCATCGCCAAGCGGTTTACGTGACACGAGCGCGGCCGTCTGCGGCCATGGTCGTAGTGCTGTCGAGACAGGCCGGCTGCGGCGGGGGTGGCGTCCGGGCCGAGCGACGAGGCCGCGCGGAAAGGCCGTGGGGCCGAGCGCCGTACCGCCGCCGTCACGGATGCGGCAGCGTGAGCGGATCATTGCTGAGACCTTGGCTGAGGGGGAGCTGCTGCTGCCGCGCAGTGGCTGAGCCTGGCGTGGGCGCTCCGCGAGGTTCAGGAATCATCGCCTCCGGCGTTTCGCCGATAAGTACGGATGATCACGAGCGTCGAGAAGATCACGAGGATCAGAGCCGTCGATGCCGAGATGAGTCTCCAGTTCAGCGAGCTTGGCTGATCATCGCTTGAAAGGACTGCCGCGGCCATGCCTGGCCCCTTCGGGAAGGTGATTCGAGCTCCATGCGTCACCTCCAACAACCCGCTTTTCAACGTAAGGGAGACGTCCCACGGGCCGTCCGTGACCTGATCGGTCACGATGACGTTCACCGACGCGGACTGGCCGGGCGCCAGGCTCTTTCCGGAGTCAACCGGGTAGGGCCCGGCGCTGATGTTTCCGGATACCTGGGACATCTTCAGGGCGCCGGTGAGGTCCAGAGCACGGCCACCGGTGTTGTGGACCTTGGCGTGTACGACGGCGCGCCCACTGACATCACGCTCAGCCGTCATGTTGTCCACCGTGAATCGGGCACGCGGCGGGTTGTTGCCACCCACCGAGAGGTAGAGCCGGATTCCGGTGCGGCTGACCAAGGTGATGCCGCTGCCCAGGTCGCGACCGCTGACCTGCGCCCATACGACGCCGTATCGCTCGCCGGGGGCAGCGTCCTTCGGAATGGCGATGGTCACGGTGTCTCGGGCTCTGGAGTGAGCGGGGATGTCCAGGCTCAGCCGACCGGGCTTGATCCAGGTGGTGAGCTCGTTACCGGTGTTTCCGGCAGCGCCGACGAAGGAACCCCGGCGGATATCAGCGGCGCCAGGGTAGACCGCGACATGCAAGACGTCGGCCGATTTGTTCGACACTTCGATGCGCCGCTTCACGGTGACACCGGGTTTTAGGCTGTCGACGATGTACTGCCTTGCCCGTGGGTCTTTGACGAGGTCGGCAGGGACATCGACGAGCCGAATTCCCACGGCGTCCGGGGGGTTCGGTCGCTGTACCGGATCCGATACGAGGGATGTGGCCGAAGCGGTGCTGGTGACCAGGGCAAGCGCCATGGCCACCAACACCGCGAGGGAAGAGAACCTGGGCACAGGGCTTTACGGTTTCCTTTTTTGCGGTAAGGACGTACGAGGTCTCAGGCGACGGAGTGGGTGATCGTCGAGCTGTACGTTCCCGCCAGCGCGTTCGCGGGGATGGTGAGATGGATCGTCGGGTTCCAGGTGGCCGAGTTGATGCCACTCACGCCGGTGGCCACCTGGACGGGGCCAGGGGGATAGAGCGGGTTCAAGTCGCTCGCGGTGACAGTGGCGGTGCCGCTGACCGAGGCCGACGGTGTGGTGTAACTGCTGGAACCGGCAGCGGATACGGAGATGCTCTGGGGGCCGGTGAAGTCGACTGCGCTTGCCGTGGCGGTCCAGCCCGCGGTGCCGCCTCGACCGTCTGTCACCGTGACGTTGCCCAACTGGCTGGAAACCGATTGCGGACTGCCGCTGACGCCGACGGTGCCGAGATTTACGGGCCCCGTCGGGACACTGATGTCGAGCGTCCCTGACGAGACCTGGACGGTGACCGGCGTGTCCGCCGCCGAAGCCGGCATCGGGGACGCCAGTACTGCCACCGCCGCTCCGGCAATCAAGGGGCTGATGACGCTACGAATTCTCATGGGTGCGACCTCGCTTGGCGACCGGGGGAGGTTGGGGCGGCACGGCAGGGGCCGATGCGCAATTGCACGTTAGGGGGAGCATGATCAAGAAGCGCACGGACTCCATTGCGTGGAGGCTCGATCCACTCGCACGGCGGAGTTTGGGGGCGGCTGACGCGGCCATGACCGCGAGCACCACCAAGGACAGTCCCGACACCGACTCTCCGCTCGTGGTCTGCGGTGCAGTGATGAACTCTCTACGACGAGTACGCGTTGCCCACGGGCGCCAGAGTGCCGGCAGATGTCTTCATCCATCTCGACGAAGTCCCGGACGCCGTGGTGCTGGCCGAGGTCATTGCGATGCCGCAGGGAATGGAGCTGCCCGCCCTCGGGGCCCGCGTCGAGGGTCAGGTCCTCTGGCGCGCCGAGCACAACCGCCAGGTGAAGGTCGGGCTCGACGAGTGGACGACGATCAACGAGTGATCATCTCCGGGCCGTTCCTGGGCCGTGCGAGGTCGCTCGGCGGTGACCGGCGACCACGACCAGTGACAGGTCGGCCACCGGCACGGTCGGTGAACGGCCAGGTCACGGCCCCCCGGCCGAACGGGTTTCCTTCGAGGGGTAGCCGTCAGGCAAGATGGGGTGTATCTGCCCACTGCCGATTTCAAGCGTCCGGACGGTTTCTCTTGGCTGAGTTCATTTACACCATGCGCAAGACGCGCAAGGCGCACGGCGACAAGGTGATTCTCGACGACGTCACCTTGAGCTTCCTGCCGGGTGCGAAGATCGGTGTGGTCGGTCCGAACGGTGCTGGTAAGTCCACCGTTCTCAAGATCATGGCGGGGCTCGAGCAGCCCTCCAACGGCGACGCGTTCCTGTCGCCCGGGTACAGCGTCGGGATGCTGCTGCAGGAGCCGCCGCTCGACGAGTCCAAGACCGTTCTGGAGAACGTCCAGGACGGCGCCGCCGAGATCATGGGCAAGCTCAAGCGCTTCAACGAGGTCGCCGAGCTGATGGCGACCGACTACTCGGACGCGCTGCTGGACGAGATGGGCAAGCTCCAGGAGGACCTGGACCACGCCAACGCGTGGGACCTGGACGCTCAGCTGGAGCAGGCCATGGACGCCCTGGGCTGCCCGCCCGGCGACTGGCCGGTCACCAACCTCTCCGGTGGTGAGAAGCGCCGCGTCGCGCTGTGCAAGCTGCTGATCGAGGCGCCCGACCTGCTGCTCCTCGACGAGCCCACCAACCACCTGGACGCCGAGTCCGTGCAGTGGCTGGAGCAGCACCTCGCGAAGTACCCCGGCACCGTCGTCGCCGTCACCCACGACCGGTACTTCCTCGACAACGTCGCCGGCTGGATCCTTGAGCTCGACCGCGGCCGCGCCATCGGCTACGAGGGCAACTACTCGACGTACCTGGAGAGCAAGGCCTCCCGCCTCAAGGTCGAGGGCCAGAAGGACGCCAAGCGCGCCAAGCGGCTCAAGGAAGAGCTCGAGTGGGTGCGGTCCAACGCCAAGGGTCGGCAGGCCAAGTCCAAGGCGCGTCTGGCGCGCTACGAGGAGATGGCGGCCGAGGCCGACAAGATGCGGAAGCTGGACTTCGAGGAGATCCAGATCCCGCCGGGCCCGCGTCTGGGTTCCATCGTCGTCGAGGTCAACAACCTCTCCAAGGCCTTCGGGGAGAAGGTCCTCATCGACGACCTCTCCTTCACGCTGCCGCGTAACGGGATCGTCGGCGTCATCGGCCCGAACGGCGCCGGCAAGACCACGCTCTTCAAGATGATCCAGGGACTCGAGACGCCGGACTCCGGCACGATCAAGGTCGGCGAGACCGTCAAGATCAGTTACGTCGACCAGAGCCGCGAGAACATCGACCCGAAGAAGTCGCTGTGGGCCGTCGTCTCGGACGAGCTGGACTACATCAATGTGGGCCAGGTCGAGATGCCGTCGCGCGCGTACGTCTCCGCCTTCGGGTTCAAGGGCCCCGACCAGCAGAAGCCGGCCGGTGTCCTCTCCGGCGGTGAGCGCAACCGGCTCAACCTCGCCCTCACCCTCAAGCAGGGCGGCAACCTGCTGCTCCTCGACGAGCCGACCAACGACCTCGACGTCGAGACGCTGTCCTCGCTCGAGAACGCGCTGCTGGAGTTCCCGGGTGCGGCCGTGGTCGTCTCCCACGACCGCTGGTTCCTGGACCGGGTCGCGACGCACATCCTCGCCTACGAGGGTGACTCGAAGTGGTTCTGGTTCGAGGGCAACTTCGAGTCGTACGAGAAGAACAAGATCGAGCGCCTCGGTGCGGACGCCGCGCGCCCGCACCGTGCCACCTACAAGAAGCTGACCCGGGGCTGATCGATCTTGCGGCACATCTACCGCTGCCCGCTGCGCTGGGCGGACATGGACGCGTACGGCCACGTCAACAACGCGGTCTTCCTCCGCTACCTGGAGGAAGCACGTATCGACTTCCTGACCCGCCCGGACAAGCAGTTCAAGCAGGGGTCCGTGGTGGCGCGCCACGAGATCGACTACAAGCGGCAGCTCGTCCACCGGCGCGAGCCGGTGGACATCGAGCTGTGGATCACCCAGATAAGGGCCGCGGCCTTCACGATCACGTACGAGGTCAAGGACACGGACCAGCTCTACGTCCGGGCCGCGACCGTGGTCGTGCCGTTCGACTTCGAGGCCCAGCGCCCGCGCCGCCTCACCGCCGAGGAGCGCGAGTTTCTGGAGGAGTACCGGGACGACCAGGACGAGGCCGTCGCGGCATGACCGTGACCGCGTTGCACCTCACCGACGAGGGGGAGGCGGCGGACCTCGCCGCCTTCCTCGCCCGGCTGATCCACTACGACCGTGCCGCCGCCGTACGCCTCCAGGCGTCCGGCACCGCGCTCGCGGTCTTCGGCCGGCCGCCGTCGTTCGAGGTCCTCGCGATCCGTACGGCGCGGCTCGCCAAGCCGTACGAGAA is a window of Streptomyces mirabilis DNA encoding:
- a CDS encoding nucleoside hydrolase; this translates as MPKKIIIDCDPGLDDAIAILLAAGNPDVEIVAVTTVAGNQTIEKVTLNARQVCTLAGLRGVPVAAGAGGPLVRDQTLAAEIHGDTGMDGPAFIPPAMETDPRHAVDLIIETVLAHPGEITLVPTAPLTNIALALRREPRIAELVKEVVLMGGSYTRGNITPAAEFNIHADPEAAAVVFSAGWPLTMVGLDLTAQAAATPELLSRIGALGTPVSRFVVDLLDHYNANVGKVHGAMATIHDACAVGRAIDPSLMEVTPAHVEVELRGTATYGMTVTDFRGRSGPANTSVATKLHTERLWDLLISSLETIAATTARTSA
- a CDS encoding acyl-CoA thioesterase, which encodes MRHIYRCPLRWADMDAYGHVNNAVFLRYLEEARIDFLTRPDKQFKQGSVVARHEIDYKRQLVHRREPVDIELWITQIRAAAFTITYEVKDTDQLYVRAATVVVPFDFEAQRPRRLTAEEREFLEEYRDDQDEAVAA
- a CDS encoding DUF1876 domain-containing protein; translation: MTQTTQSQPAAAQTRTAVGWHVEIEFEEDDHRTRAAALLRLPDGNEVRAHGYASRHPSDSNQPRVGEEVAGARALNELAMKLLTKAHDEIDEASGRTSHPLR
- the ettA gene encoding energy-dependent translational throttle protein EttA — translated: MAEFIYTMRKTRKAHGDKVILDDVTLSFLPGAKIGVVGPNGAGKSTVLKIMAGLEQPSNGDAFLSPGYSVGMLLQEPPLDESKTVLENVQDGAAEIMGKLKRFNEVAELMATDYSDALLDEMGKLQEDLDHANAWDLDAQLEQAMDALGCPPGDWPVTNLSGGEKRRVALCKLLIEAPDLLLLDEPTNHLDAESVQWLEQHLAKYPGTVVAVTHDRYFLDNVAGWILELDRGRAIGYEGNYSTYLESKASRLKVEGQKDAKRAKRLKEELEWVRSNAKGRQAKSKARLARYEEMAAEADKMRKLDFEEIQIPPGPRLGSIVVEVNNLSKAFGEKVLIDDLSFTLPRNGIVGVIGPNGAGKTTLFKMIQGLETPDSGTIKVGETVKISYVDQSRENIDPKKSLWAVVSDELDYINVGQVEMPSRAYVSAFGFKGPDQQKPAGVLSGGERNRLNLALTLKQGGNLLLLDEPTNDLDVETLSSLENALLEFPGAAVVVSHDRWFLDRVATHILAYEGDSKWFWFEGNFESYEKNKIERLGADAARPHRATYKKLTRG
- a CDS encoding peptidase → MALALVTSTASATSLVSDPVQRPNPPDAVGIRLVDVPADLVKDPRARQYIVDSLKPGVTVKRRIEVSNKSADVLHVAVYPGAADIRRGSFVGAAGNTGNELTTWIKPGRLSLDIPAHSRARDTVTIAIPKDAAPGERYGVVWAQVSGRDLGSGITLVSRTGIRLYLSVGGNNPPRARFTVDNMTAERDVSGRAVVHAKVHNTGGRALDLTGALKMSQVSGNISAGPYPVDSGKSLAPGQSASVNVIVTDQVTDGPWDVSLTLKSGLLEVTHGARITFPKGPGMAAAVLSSDDQPSSLNWRLISASTALILVIFSTLVIIRTYRRNAGGDDS